A section of the Pedobacter sp. HDW13 genome encodes:
- a CDS encoding glycosyltransferase, whose protein sequence is MKPLNIFYEEPNPDRWIKFDRYLRQIVRRIVRGKTKPGGVMRIALQLMKGLDKLNIPFRFNDFSYIKKHPEEIACIIGKPQILDKFKWKNPIIYGAGIFSHPTDDLDFLIKYPTIKKILVPGPWMKEVFDPFYGSHMVDFWPAGIDTEQWSDKIKTPSPTVDFLIYDKIIWQYDTFEASLLKPIKKILDNHNLSYEVIRYGTYNHAELTAKLSKCKGSIFLCEHETQGQAYQQILATNTPVLAWDKGGYWQDPSYYPHKVQYQPVTSVPYWDERCGVKFTNATVFSDKLFEFIAKNKENKFMPRAYVLENLSLEASTQKYLDLYNSIAQ, encoded by the coding sequence ATGAAGCCATTAAATATATTTTACGAAGAACCAAATCCAGACAGATGGATAAAGTTTGACAGATATCTCCGGCAGATTGTCCGCAGGATTGTTAGGGGAAAAACCAAACCTGGCGGGGTAATGAGGATTGCTCTGCAATTGATGAAAGGCCTAGATAAATTGAATATTCCCTTTCGTTTTAACGATTTCTCCTATATCAAAAAACATCCTGAAGAAATAGCATGCATAATTGGCAAACCTCAAATACTTGACAAGTTCAAGTGGAAAAACCCGATCATTTACGGAGCAGGCATCTTTTCTCACCCTACTGATGATCTGGACTTTTTAATAAAATATCCTACTATTAAAAAAATATTAGTCCCTGGTCCTTGGATGAAAGAAGTTTTCGATCCGTTTTACGGCTCTCATATGGTTGATTTTTGGCCTGCTGGAATAGATACCGAGCAATGGAGTGATAAGATTAAGACCCCATCTCCCACCGTAGATTTCTTAATTTACGACAAAATAATATGGCAATATGATACTTTTGAGGCTTCTTTACTAAAGCCAATCAAAAAAATACTCGATAACCACAATCTGAGCTATGAGGTAATTAGATATGGTACTTATAACCATGCTGAACTAACGGCAAAATTATCGAAATGTAAAGGTTCCATTTTTCTATGCGAACACGAAACACAGGGCCAAGCATACCAACAGATATTAGCAACCAATACGCCCGTATTAGCCTGGGACAAGGGCGGATATTGGCAAGACCCGAGCTATTATCCACATAAAGTTCAATATCAGCCGGTAACATCAGTACCTTACTGGGACGAAAGATGTGGAGTAAAATTCACCAACGCAACAGTTTTTAGCGATAAACTCTTTGAGTTTATCGCTAAAAACAAAGAAAATAAATTTATGCCTCGAGCTTACGTATTGGAAAACCTGAGTCTAGAAGCTTCGACCCAAAAATATCTTGACCTGTACAATTCAATAGCACAATGA
- a CDS encoding glycosyltransferase — protein sequence MKILLVMDPGIPVPPPLYGGHERLVYMFAEEYKKMGHTVHLLAGPNSDISGTVHSFGVNDLKRSKFQRLKELFKAWRFLRKRRNDFDFIHNFGRLAYLLPVLNNKVKKIMTYGRPVSVKGIKLITKLPNRNLLFTACSNYCVSTGNVMGNWRTVYNAIDFSKYVPQPTIAPDAPLMFLGRLDKIKGLQTAIAVALDTGSTLWIGGNIPNTTDNYQYFKEELEPKFDGKQIIYLGPLNDDQKNHYLGKSKALLFPIEWDEPFGMVMVEAMACGTPVIAFNAGATPEVVINSVNGLVVSNKDEMIQALDEVSHINRGRCSENAKSRFDVSVIASEYLNLFD from the coding sequence ATGAAAATTCTTTTAGTTATGGATCCTGGAATTCCTGTGCCTCCTCCACTTTACGGAGGACACGAGCGTCTTGTCTATATGTTTGCTGAAGAATACAAAAAAATGGGTCATACCGTTCATTTGCTGGCAGGTCCAAATTCTGATATCTCTGGAACCGTACATTCTTTTGGCGTCAACGACCTTAAAAGATCCAAATTCCAAAGGTTAAAGGAACTTTTTAAAGCATGGAGGTTTTTACGTAAAAGAAGAAATGACTTTGATTTTATCCACAATTTTGGGCGTTTGGCTTACTTGCTTCCAGTGTTAAACAATAAAGTAAAAAAAATCATGACCTATGGCCGCCCAGTTAGTGTAAAGGGCATAAAACTGATTACCAAATTGCCTAACCGCAATCTATTATTTACCGCTTGTAGCAATTATTGTGTTTCAACAGGCAATGTTATGGGTAACTGGAGAACAGTGTATAATGCCATTGATTTTTCTAAGTATGTACCACAACCTACCATAGCACCAGATGCGCCACTTATGTTTTTGGGCAGGCTTGATAAAATAAAGGGGCTACAAACTGCCATCGCTGTGGCTTTAGATACGGGAAGCACACTTTGGATTGGCGGCAACATTCCAAATACAACAGATAATTACCAATATTTTAAGGAAGAGCTTGAACCAAAATTTGATGGAAAGCAGATCATTTACCTAGGTCCGCTTAATGATGATCAAAAAAACCATTATCTCGGCAAATCGAAAGCCTTGCTCTTTCCAATAGAATGGGATGAGCCATTCGGAATGGTAATGGTAGAGGCCATGGCTTGTGGTACACCGGTTATTGCATTTAATGCCGGGGCAACCCCAGAAGTAGTTATTAATTCGGTTAATGGCCTTGTGGTAAGCAATAAAGACGAGATGATACAGGCATTGGATGAGGTAAGCCATATTAACCGAGGCCGTTGCAGCGAAAATGCGAAAAGCAGATTCGATGTAAGTGTCATTGCCAGCGAATACTTAAATTTATTTGATTAG